In one Corallococcus sp. EGB genomic region, the following are encoded:
- a CDS encoding demethoxyubiquinone hydroxylase family protein, with protein sequence MPQTNPFHSLVPRKLTDSELARSIRLNIEAELDAINLYAAHLDATDNEEAKAILRHVMDEEREHAALFWQLIARLDPEQAQHDREASQKYHLITTGAPHEAVEAVGEGGGAEPAEVELPKRLTVGSLRK encoded by the coding sequence ATGCCGCAGACGAACCCGTTCCACTCGCTGGTGCCCCGGAAGCTGACGGACTCCGAACTGGCCCGCTCCATCCGGCTCAACATCGAGGCGGAGCTGGATGCCATCAACCTCTATGCCGCGCACCTGGACGCGACGGACAACGAGGAGGCGAAGGCCATCCTGCGGCACGTGATGGACGAGGAGCGCGAGCACGCCGCCCTGTTCTGGCAGCTCATCGCGCGGTTGGACCCGGAGCAGGCCCAGCACGACCGCGAGGCCTCGCAGAAGTACCACCTCATCACCACCGGCGCCCCTCACGAAGCGGTGGAGGCGGTGGGGGAGGGCGGTGGCGCCGAGCCCGCGGAGGTGGAGCTGCCCAAGCGCCTCACCGTGGGCAGCCTGCGCAAGTAG